One segment of Arthrobacter sp. MMS18-M83 DNA contains the following:
- a CDS encoding threonine/serine dehydratase has translation MITRVDVDEAAARIAGRIRRTPVFEADPGTVPGRLWFKCEFTQHTGTFKARGAFNRVLASRERGELKDEVGIVVASGGNAGLANAYAAAQLGVPATVFVPETAPVVKVKKLKASGATVVQRGTEYAEAFEAALAYAEETGAVYCHAYDQAEIAAGAGTVGSELLEQLGEIDTVVVAVGGGGLMAGIAAAVEGHARVVGVEPDNAPTLHSALAAGTPVDVAVSGIAADSLGARQIGRIGFEVALRTGVRTVLVSDDDIAAARSLLWEQYRIVVEHGAAAAFAALNSGAYAPAEGERVAVILCGANTDPATV, from the coding sequence ATGATCACACGCGTCGACGTCGATGAAGCGGCTGCCCGGATTGCCGGGAGGATCCGCCGCACTCCCGTTTTCGAGGCTGACCCGGGGACCGTACCCGGGCGGCTGTGGTTCAAATGCGAGTTCACGCAGCACACGGGTACCTTCAAGGCGAGGGGCGCCTTCAACCGCGTCCTGGCCAGCCGGGAGCGGGGCGAGCTGAAGGACGAGGTGGGAATCGTCGTCGCTTCAGGGGGCAATGCCGGGCTGGCGAATGCCTATGCCGCAGCCCAGCTTGGTGTGCCCGCAACGGTTTTTGTCCCCGAGACCGCACCAGTCGTGAAGGTCAAGAAGCTCAAGGCCAGCGGCGCCACGGTGGTCCAGCGCGGGACCGAGTACGCCGAAGCGTTTGAAGCCGCACTGGCCTACGCCGAGGAAACCGGCGCCGTCTACTGCCACGCGTACGACCAAGCTGAAATCGCCGCTGGGGCAGGCACCGTGGGTTCGGAGCTCCTGGAACAGCTGGGCGAAATAGACACCGTCGTGGTGGCCGTCGGGGGCGGCGGGCTCATGGCGGGAATCGCGGCCGCCGTCGAAGGACACGCCCGGGTTGTTGGCGTCGAGCCGGACAACGCGCCCACCCTCCATTCGGCCCTGGCCGCGGGGACGCCGGTTGACGTCGCCGTTTCCGGGATCGCCGCGGATTCACTCGGCGCCCGGCAGATCGGCCGGATCGGCTTCGAAGTGGCCCTCCGCACGGGCGTCCGGACGGTTCTGGTGTCCGACGACGACATCGCCGCCGCGCGCTCGCTCCTGTGGGAGCAGTACAGGATCGTCGTGGAACACGGCGCGGCCGCCGCTTTCGCTGCCCTGAACTCGGGAGCCTACGCCCCGGCAGAAGGGGAACGCGTGGCTGTGATCCTTTGTGGTGCCAACACCGACCCCGCCACGGTCTGA
- a CDS encoding SDR family NAD(P)-dependent oxidoreductase: MTTADPTLPLSGKVALVTGASRGIGAEIATALAAAGAHVVLASRDNAGLSRQIAAITSAGGNAVATPVDVGNEDSVKALLAQIRDRFGRLDAAVNNAAGGGRIPAPLAEWASEEFDSAISVNLRGVFLCLKYEIELMLAAGNGGAIVNMSSTAGEQGVAGMSGYVASKFGVGGLTRVAALDYASQGIRVNAIAPGPILTERLAGAGQAAQDRVAAAVPLGRIGSTADVAAAALWLCSEQSSFVTGTVLAVDGGRLAGTPAFNTARNR, translated from the coding sequence ATGACGACGGCGGATCCCACCCTGCCGCTGTCCGGTAAGGTCGCGCTCGTCACCGGAGCCAGCCGCGGAATCGGCGCGGAGATCGCGACTGCGCTGGCTGCCGCCGGCGCGCACGTCGTTCTTGCCTCGCGGGACAACGCGGGCTTGTCCCGCCAGATCGCCGCTATTACTTCTGCCGGCGGGAATGCCGTGGCCACGCCCGTGGATGTTGGCAATGAAGACTCGGTGAAAGCCTTGCTGGCCCAGATCCGGGACCGCTTCGGCCGGCTCGATGCCGCGGTCAACAATGCCGCAGGCGGAGGGCGGATCCCGGCGCCCTTGGCCGAGTGGGCCAGTGAGGAGTTCGACAGCGCAATCTCGGTGAACCTGCGCGGAGTGTTCCTCTGCCTGAAGTACGAAATCGAACTCATGCTGGCAGCTGGAAACGGCGGGGCGATCGTTAACATGTCCTCCACCGCCGGCGAACAAGGCGTCGCTGGCATGAGCGGCTACGTGGCGAGCAAATTCGGCGTCGGCGGCCTGACCCGGGTGGCTGCGCTCGACTATGCCTCGCAAGGTATCCGGGTCAACGCGATCGCTCCCGGTCCCATCCTCACAGAACGACTTGCCGGGGCGGGCCAAGCCGCCCAAGACCGCGTCGCGGCGGCTGTGCCGCTGGGGCGGATCGGCTCCACCGCCGACGTGGCTGCAGCGGCCCTCTGGCTCTGCTCCGAACAGTCTTCGTTCGTCACCGGAACCGTTCTCGCCGTCGACGGCGGCCGGCTGGCTGGGACGCCCGCGTTCAACACCGCGCGTAACCGCTGA
- a CDS encoding CYTH and CHAD domain-containing protein, translating to MSTQEFVETERKYDADIETPLPAFGDITGVEQVADPADHQLEAVYFDTEGLILARYRITLRRRTGGADSGWHLKLPADKDSRVEIHAPLGQPETVPEELAEKLLVFTRGHELRPVARIHTRRTLLRLHGSEEETLADFVDDHVTAETLQPAQLERQWREWEIELVHGDEALLESAEHVLSKAGATRSGHPSKLARAFGTAWPPAVPAPPKARPKGSAGDAVVAYIAAQIAEITARDPGVRQGADDAIHQMRSSCRRLRSVLSAYGRLFDADATAQLKTELKWLSTVLGKARDAEVLRDRIGELLNDQPDVLLSNPAAIKITDELEAAFNSGYRETLRSLGTERYFRLLEELEKFRDEPPTRPRAGKKARRVTAKLASKAIKRLRRSQKAAARQTGVEHDTALHQVRKDAKRLRHAAEALQDVHRKPAVKLARDAQELQKILGEHQDSVVARSVLLRLAGDASGPLEDNSALGRLLAAEEQRATDAEARYEKVAKKNRLKPL from the coding sequence ATGTCGACCCAGGAATTCGTGGAAACCGAACGCAAGTATGACGCGGACATCGAGACGCCCCTTCCCGCTTTCGGGGACATTACCGGCGTCGAACAGGTCGCTGACCCCGCCGATCATCAACTTGAGGCCGTTTACTTCGACACGGAAGGCCTCATCCTCGCCCGGTATCGCATCACCTTGCGGCGCCGCACTGGCGGCGCAGATTCCGGCTGGCATTTGAAGCTGCCGGCTGACAAGGATAGCCGTGTGGAGATCCATGCGCCGCTTGGACAGCCCGAGACCGTTCCCGAGGAACTGGCCGAGAAGCTCCTGGTATTCACGCGCGGCCATGAGCTTAGGCCGGTGGCGCGGATCCATACCCGCCGCACATTGCTCCGGCTGCACGGAAGCGAGGAAGAGACCTTGGCCGACTTCGTGGATGACCATGTGACGGCCGAGACCTTGCAACCGGCGCAACTGGAGAGGCAATGGCGGGAGTGGGAAATCGAACTTGTCCACGGCGACGAAGCCCTCCTTGAGAGCGCCGAGCACGTCCTATCGAAGGCTGGTGCCACCCGTTCAGGGCATCCTTCCAAACTGGCCCGTGCGTTCGGGACTGCTTGGCCTCCCGCAGTGCCTGCACCGCCAAAAGCCCGCCCGAAAGGTTCCGCGGGGGATGCAGTGGTTGCCTACATCGCCGCACAGATCGCCGAAATCACGGCGCGGGATCCCGGAGTCCGGCAAGGCGCCGACGACGCCATTCACCAAATGCGCTCGTCCTGCCGCCGGCTCCGCTCCGTGTTGTCCGCCTACGGCAGGTTGTTCGACGCCGACGCGACGGCTCAGCTCAAGACGGAACTGAAATGGCTGAGCACGGTCCTGGGCAAGGCCCGTGATGCCGAAGTGCTGCGGGACCGGATCGGGGAACTGCTGAATGACCAACCCGATGTCCTCTTGTCCAATCCGGCTGCCATCAAGATCACGGACGAGCTTGAGGCCGCCTTCAACTCGGGATATCGCGAAACACTCCGCTCCCTGGGAACGGAGCGCTACTTCCGGCTCCTGGAGGAGCTGGAGAAGTTCCGCGACGAGCCGCCGACAAGACCGCGTGCCGGAAAGAAGGCCCGTCGTGTCACGGCCAAGCTGGCCAGCAAAGCGATCAAGCGGCTGCGGCGGTCCCAGAAAGCAGCGGCCCGGCAGACCGGCGTCGAACACGACACCGCGTTGCACCAGGTCCGCAAAGACGCCAAACGACTGCGCCACGCAGCCGAAGCGCTACAGGACGTCCACCGGAAACCCGCCGTGAAGCTGGCCCGTGACGCCCAGGAGCTCCAGAAAATCCTCGGGGAGCACCAGGACAGTGTTGTGGCCCGCTCGGTGCTGCTTCGCCTTGCAGGTGACGCCAGTGGACCGCTGGAGGACAATTCGGCCCTCGGCCGCCTGCTCGCTGCCGAAGAGCAGCGAGCAACAGACGCCGAGGCCCGCTATGAAAAGGTCGCCAAGAAGAATCGCTTGAAGCCCCTGTGA
- a CDS encoding MFS transporter has translation MPGPRDVFRIPGYMAFWSAYTVSGFGTYITTLALQVLVVESLHGTATDVGLLNAARWLPYLFFGLVAGALVDRRQRKPILVGTDLARGILLLAVPLLYVLGWLNLVLLIVFVAFFGVFSLFGEAASQSFLPRIVAKRDLLAAHARADQSDAVAQTSGPLVAGGLVTLLGAPVAVLADAVSYLFSALAISRIRVEEPVERSDASLRNLRAEIAEGLRWVYKHRVLAPMAIGSHVWFFSNSILGTVFVAFVLLELKLSAFELGITLAAAGVAGLLGSTFSTRFGMRWGAGRAVIICNSLMSIAWAIIAVVPTGSGQKWFVILVLAAGQALYGLALGLSNANEMGYRQAVTPDHLQGRMNTTIRSANRAMIVVGAPAGGLLAVLIGYQPTMWIAIGGFAAAALFLAVSPFRSARHGDAPQGGLH, from the coding sequence ATGCCCGGCCCTCGGGACGTTTTCCGGATTCCGGGCTACATGGCTTTCTGGTCGGCGTACACGGTGTCGGGTTTCGGAACGTACATCACCACGTTGGCCCTGCAGGTCCTGGTGGTGGAATCGCTTCACGGCACTGCAACCGACGTCGGCCTCCTGAACGCCGCCCGGTGGCTTCCCTATCTCTTTTTCGGGCTAGTCGCCGGCGCGCTCGTCGACCGGCGGCAACGGAAGCCCATACTCGTGGGAACCGACCTCGCACGGGGCATCCTCCTGTTGGCCGTTCCGCTTCTCTACGTACTCGGATGGCTGAACCTCGTTCTCCTGATCGTCTTCGTTGCCTTCTTCGGCGTGTTTTCCCTCTTCGGTGAGGCCGCGTCCCAGTCGTTCCTTCCAAGGATCGTGGCTAAGCGGGATCTGCTGGCAGCCCACGCCAGGGCCGACCAAAGCGATGCTGTCGCCCAAACCTCCGGTCCCCTCGTAGCCGGCGGACTGGTCACGCTTCTCGGAGCTCCCGTGGCGGTCCTCGCCGACGCCGTGTCGTATCTCTTTTCTGCGCTGGCGATCTCCCGAATTCGCGTTGAGGAGCCCGTGGAGAGATCTGACGCGTCCCTGCGAAATCTTCGCGCCGAGATCGCCGAAGGACTCCGGTGGGTCTACAAGCACCGGGTTCTTGCACCGATGGCGATCGGATCCCACGTGTGGTTCTTCTCCAACAGCATCCTCGGAACGGTGTTCGTTGCATTCGTCCTGCTGGAACTGAAGTTGTCCGCGTTCGAGTTGGGTATCACCCTGGCCGCGGCCGGCGTCGCCGGGCTGCTCGGAAGTACGTTCTCCACCAGGTTCGGCATGAGATGGGGAGCGGGACGGGCGGTGATCATCTGCAATAGCCTCATGTCGATCGCTTGGGCGATCATCGCCGTCGTGCCCACCGGCAGCGGCCAGAAATGGTTCGTGATCCTGGTGTTGGCCGCGGGCCAAGCCCTCTACGGGCTCGCCCTCGGGCTGAGCAATGCGAACGAGATGGGTTACCGGCAGGCGGTTACTCCGGACCACCTCCAAGGACGCATGAACACCACCATACGGTCCGCGAACCGGGCGATGATCGTGGTCGGCGCGCCCGCCGGGGGTCTGCTCGCGGTATTAATCGGGTACCAACCGACGATGTGGATCGCTATCGGGGGATTCGCGGCGGCTGCGCTTTTCCTAGCGGTGTCGCCATTTCGATCGGCACGCCACGGAGACGCACCTCAGGGCGGCCTCCACTAG
- a CDS encoding DUF4193 domain-containing protein, which translates to MATDYDELRSDVAESQSTSLQALQSANAPDARSVVRELDEADAFEGNEVPGGEFVAEELVIAVIPQKEDEFTCYSCFLVRHRSQIALEKNGHSYCVECEG; encoded by the coding sequence GTGGCAACCGATTACGACGAACTCCGCTCCGACGTCGCGGAATCCCAAAGCACGTCCCTTCAGGCCCTGCAGTCTGCCAACGCCCCGGACGCCCGCAGCGTAGTACGGGAGCTGGACGAGGCCGATGCTTTCGAAGGCAACGAAGTGCCCGGCGGCGAATTCGTGGCCGAAGAACTGGTCATTGCGGTGATCCCGCAGAAGGAAGACGAGTTCACATGCTACTCGTGTTTCCTTGTCCGTCACCGCTCCCAGATTGCCCTCGAGAAGAACGGCCACTCCTACTGCGTAGAGTGCGAAGGCTAA
- a CDS encoding alkaline phosphatase family protein, whose protein sequence is MKTTKKNGLAAAAVLGAVLMAGSAMVPAVADDASRGQDAQGQQGSDGNQGQQDGQGETSKHVLVLSVDGLHQKDLDLYVKNHPTSALASLVNHGTSYTHAQTPVPSDSFPGMVGQLTGGNPGTTGVYYDDTFNRTLLPAGTTDCKNTAPGAEVAFTEAADKNPNALDAGQGLPGLPASILNMTGQPGALLDPAALPVDPASCKPVYPHQYLKVNTVFEVAKTAGLTTAWSDKHPAYEILNGPSGKGVDDLFTPEINSIAPAPFSGDWTKDNAATQQYDGYKVQAVLNEIGGKDHSGTKAAAVPAIFGMNFQSVSTAQKLPTSDGLTGGYLQGGVAPGPLLSKALDFVNASVGKLESALAASGHAKDTTVILSAKHGQSPMDPAALTRVPDGAIIDGLNAAWKSVHPGSADLVAFSTDDDIMQLWLSDHSQAAAQFAKDYLAAHSAAGNDINGAAKTVTGSGLSGIYAGSEVAGYFGTQTSDSRYPDILGIAQTGVVYTGGKSKIAEHGGASAEDRDVPLVVSGANDEHARTVTSAVETTQIAPTILKTLGLDPNKLQAVQIEGTKVLPQR, encoded by the coding sequence ATGAAGACAACCAAGAAAAACGGGCTTGCCGCGGCAGCGGTTCTAGGGGCCGTGCTGATGGCCGGATCCGCAATGGTGCCAGCGGTGGCCGACGATGCATCCCGCGGCCAGGACGCCCAGGGCCAGCAGGGATCCGATGGCAACCAAGGCCAGCAGGACGGGCAGGGCGAAACCTCAAAGCATGTCCTGGTGCTTTCGGTGGACGGCCTCCACCAGAAAGACCTGGATTTGTACGTGAAGAACCACCCGACGTCGGCCCTTGCGTCGCTCGTCAATCACGGCACCAGCTACACCCATGCCCAGACCCCGGTGCCCTCGGACTCCTTTCCCGGCATGGTCGGCCAGCTGACTGGCGGCAATCCCGGAACCACCGGCGTCTACTACGACGACACTTTCAACAGGACGCTGCTGCCCGCGGGCACAACCGACTGCAAGAACACCGCGCCCGGCGCCGAAGTGGCATTCACCGAAGCCGCGGACAAGAACCCGAACGCCCTCGACGCCGGCCAGGGCCTGCCCGGGCTTCCGGCCAGCATCCTGAACATGACGGGACAGCCCGGCGCACTCCTTGACCCAGCAGCCCTCCCGGTTGACCCGGCGAGTTGCAAGCCGGTCTACCCGCACCAGTATTTGAAGGTCAACACCGTTTTCGAAGTGGCAAAAACCGCTGGCCTGACCACAGCGTGGTCGGACAAGCACCCGGCCTACGAAATCCTGAACGGCCCCTCCGGAAAAGGCGTGGACGACCTGTTCACCCCCGAAATCAACAGCATTGCCCCCGCTCCTTTTAGCGGCGACTGGACCAAGGACAACGCCGCGACCCAGCAGTACGACGGCTACAAGGTCCAGGCAGTCCTCAACGAAATCGGCGGCAAGGACCATTCGGGCACCAAGGCGGCCGCCGTACCGGCAATCTTCGGGATGAACTTCCAGTCCGTCTCAACGGCACAGAAGCTCCCGACGTCGGACGGCCTCACCGGGGGTTACCTCCAGGGCGGCGTCGCTCCGGGTCCGCTCCTGAGCAAGGCGCTTGACTTCGTCAACGCTTCGGTGGGCAAGCTCGAATCCGCGCTGGCCGCTTCGGGCCACGCAAAGGACACCACCGTGATCCTCTCAGCCAAGCACGGACAGTCCCCGATGGACCCGGCAGCCCTGACTAGGGTGCCTGACGGCGCAATCATCGACGGCCTGAACGCAGCATGGAAGTCGGTGCACCCTGGCTCCGCCGACCTGGTGGCGTTCTCCACCGACGACGACATCATGCAGCTGTGGCTTTCGGACCACTCGCAGGCAGCAGCGCAGTTCGCCAAGGACTACCTGGCAGCGCACTCGGCCGCTGGCAATGACATCAACGGCGCCGCCAAGACGGTGACCGGATCAGGGCTGAGCGGAATCTACGCGGGCAGCGAGGTTGCTGGCTACTTCGGCACCCAAACCAGCGATTCCCGTTACCCGGACATCCTGGGTATCGCCCAGACCGGCGTGGTCTACACCGGCGGCAAGTCCAAGATCGCCGAACACGGCGGAGCCAGCGCGGAAGACCGCGATGTGCCGCTGGTGGTCTCCGGCGCCAATGACGAACACGCCCGGACAGTGACCAGCGCCGTGGAGACGACGCAGATTGCGCCGACCATCCTGAAGACTCTTGGACTGGATCCGAACAAGCTGCAGGCAGTTCAGATCGAAGGGACCAAGGTCCTCCCCCAGCGCTGA
- a CDS encoding adenylate kinase codes for MTRLIIMGPPGSGKGTQAEYIARHFGIPAISTGDIFRAHVGGKTELGAEASKYMDSGEFVPDHVTNAMVQQRLGNTDAQSGFLLDGYPRTTAQIEALDGILAGNQQQLDAVVELTVDDDELVERMLRRAQEQGRSDDTAPVIRRRLELYRDETQAVVARYSERGIVLAVDGSGQREEITAKAIAAIQSVLGKDL; via the coding sequence ATGACGCGATTGATCATCATGGGCCCTCCTGGCTCGGGCAAGGGTACCCAGGCTGAATACATCGCCAGGCATTTCGGCATCCCTGCGATTTCCACCGGAGATATTTTCCGCGCCCATGTGGGAGGCAAGACCGAACTTGGGGCGGAAGCCAGCAAGTACATGGACAGCGGCGAATTCGTTCCGGATCACGTCACCAATGCCATGGTCCAGCAGCGGCTTGGCAATACCGATGCCCAGTCAGGGTTCCTCCTGGACGGCTACCCCCGCACCACCGCGCAAATAGAGGCACTCGATGGCATTCTGGCCGGTAACCAGCAGCAGCTTGATGCGGTCGTCGAGCTGACAGTCGACGACGACGAACTGGTGGAGCGAATGCTTCGCAGGGCGCAAGAGCAGGGCCGCAGCGATGACACGGCGCCGGTGATCCGCCGTCGTCTGGAGCTCTACCGAGACGAGACACAGGCCGTGGTTGCGCGGTACTCCGAGCGAGGAATCGTGCTCGCCGTGGATGGTTCCGGCCAGCGGGAAGAGATCACGGCCAAAGCCATTGCCGCCATTCAATCAGTGCTAGGGAAGGACCTGTGA
- a CDS encoding MarR family winged helix-turn-helix transcriptional regulator, producing the protein MDSATPSQPKRTAFLLSQLGAVASSRFADRTREIGLTPSDAGVIRLLGRSPGLSQRSLADRLGAVPSRVVSLIDSLEERGLVERVRSSTDRRNYELHLTEAGNRVLRELRGIAEQHEVELLAPLTGEQIAQLGGLLAKLATGHGLDRDLHRDVGRDVPRHGGNA; encoded by the coding sequence ATGGATTCAGCCACGCCCAGCCAGCCGAAACGGACGGCATTTCTCTTGTCGCAGCTTGGCGCCGTGGCGTCGTCCCGCTTCGCTGATCGCACGCGGGAGATCGGCCTCACCCCGAGCGACGCCGGCGTCATACGCCTGCTCGGGCGCTCGCCGGGGTTGAGCCAGCGTTCCCTCGCGGACAGGCTGGGTGCCGTCCCTAGCCGAGTGGTTTCACTCATCGATTCCCTGGAGGAGCGCGGGCTCGTGGAGAGAGTGCGGAGCAGTACGGACCGGCGGAACTATGAACTCCACCTCACCGAAGCGGGCAATCGGGTATTGCGTGAACTGCGCGGGATTGCCGAACAGCATGAAGTGGAACTCCTGGCCCCGCTGACGGGTGAGCAGATCGCGCAACTTGGCGGGCTGCTCGCGAAGCTCGCCACGGGCCACGGGCTCGACAGGGACCTGCACCGTGACGTCGGACGCGACGTCCCTCGTCACGGAGGCAACGCCTGA
- a CDS encoding transglycosylase domain-containing protein, translating into MASKNNPKKGLAAVLWRVIGFFVVSAVCGVLAAGLVVPGVASAGMAVSGSIQYFDNLPGDLVVNAPSQSTKVLSSDGKTIATFYAENRVKVGLDQMSPYIKDAIVAVEDSRFYEHGGVDPQGILRALASNLTKGTKEGASTLTQQYVTNVLNESRLAAGKTQEVVLSGQKTLGDKLREMKVAVELEKKFTKNQILEGYLNIVFFNRDAYGIEAAARHFFSVSAKDLSLPQAALLAGLVNSPSYFDPSVHPDNSIQRRNLVLADMLAQHKIQQAAYAAAVATPIKLTITPAKQGCAAADMAPYFCDYISHLILNNPAYGASPADREQLLYRGGLTITTTLDSRLQAVAQEQVNATAGANPDKWGASLVSVQPGTGKILAMAQNTVFLPEPGKFDTQLNFNVDSVDANGNDLNGAGGFQPGSTMKPFTFTEWLNEGKSITTVVDASRRVYPLGFPWRSSCGKVLGGYSTAQKIAGLGTADDLRNNDEGYYRPMPVNYGLYNSINTATFAEASQLDFCGIQRVVDAVGLHSGVDNAPVNMHQLGNLLGGTEVAPLVLANAFATFANDGKYCSPIAIVSVVDPAGAKLPSQASSCRGAVKPEVARGVNSVLQDVLKRGSGIYIQPKVQDLFPTAAKTGTNNSNGSTWVVGFTTGLATASFFGDTMAGQSRAGQNVTINGKFYTAVDGYMLAGPQWANYMTQVAGLYPTAAFPAPPASMAGTPTPTPRPSP; encoded by the coding sequence ATGGCGTCGAAGAACAACCCAAAAAAGGGTTTGGCCGCGGTCCTCTGGAGGGTCATCGGATTCTTTGTCGTGAGCGCCGTATGTGGAGTATTGGCTGCCGGCCTGGTGGTTCCCGGTGTGGCCTCTGCCGGCATGGCCGTCAGCGGTTCGATTCAATACTTTGACAACCTTCCGGGCGATCTGGTGGTCAATGCGCCGTCGCAGTCCACCAAAGTTCTCAGCTCTGACGGAAAGACGATCGCCACTTTCTATGCCGAGAACCGGGTGAAGGTCGGTCTCGACCAGATGTCCCCTTACATCAAGGACGCGATCGTCGCCGTCGAGGACAGCCGCTTCTACGAGCACGGCGGTGTTGACCCCCAAGGGATTCTCCGGGCATTAGCGTCCAACCTGACCAAGGGCACCAAGGAGGGCGCGTCCACCTTGACCCAGCAGTACGTGACGAACGTCCTCAACGAGTCCCGCTTGGCGGCAGGCAAGACCCAGGAGGTTGTGCTCAGCGGGCAGAAAACCCTCGGTGACAAGCTGCGCGAGATGAAGGTCGCCGTTGAACTGGAGAAGAAATTCACGAAGAACCAGATCCTTGAGGGCTACCTGAACATCGTGTTCTTCAACCGGGACGCGTACGGCATCGAAGCCGCAGCGCGGCATTTCTTCAGCGTCTCCGCCAAGGACCTCAGCCTTCCACAGGCGGCCCTGCTCGCCGGCCTGGTCAACAGTCCCAGCTACTTCGATCCCTCCGTCCATCCGGACAACTCCATCCAACGCCGCAACCTCGTGCTGGCCGACATGCTGGCGCAACACAAGATCCAGCAGGCAGCGTACGCGGCGGCCGTCGCTACCCCCATCAAGCTCACCATCACCCCTGCCAAGCAGGGCTGTGCCGCCGCGGACATGGCGCCCTACTTCTGCGACTACATCTCCCACCTGATCCTCAACAACCCGGCATACGGTGCCAGCCCCGCGGACCGGGAACAGCTGCTCTACCGCGGCGGCTTGACCATCACCACCACCCTGGACAGCCGATTGCAGGCAGTGGCGCAGGAGCAGGTCAACGCCACGGCTGGGGCAAACCCGGACAAATGGGGCGCCTCCTTGGTGTCGGTGCAGCCCGGCACGGGAAAGATCCTGGCCATGGCACAGAACACGGTGTTCCTTCCCGAACCCGGGAAGTTCGATACCCAGCTGAACTTCAACGTTGATTCGGTGGACGCTAACGGCAATGACCTGAACGGCGCAGGAGGGTTCCAGCCGGGTTCCACCATGAAGCCGTTCACTTTCACGGAGTGGCTCAACGAAGGCAAATCCATCACGACCGTCGTGGATGCCTCACGCAGGGTCTATCCACTCGGATTCCCTTGGAGATCCAGCTGCGGAAAGGTGCTGGGGGGCTACAGTACGGCCCAGAAAATCGCCGGGCTCGGTACCGCGGACGACCTCCGCAACAACGATGAGGGATACTACCGGCCGATGCCCGTCAACTACGGGCTCTACAACTCCATCAACACCGCCACTTTTGCCGAGGCATCGCAACTGGACTTTTGTGGTATCCAAAGAGTGGTGGATGCGGTGGGTCTCCACAGCGGCGTGGACAACGCCCCAGTGAACATGCACCAGTTGGGCAACCTCCTCGGCGGCACCGAAGTAGCTCCCCTTGTGCTGGCCAACGCCTTTGCCACCTTCGCCAACGACGGCAAGTACTGCTCGCCGATCGCCATTGTGAGTGTGGTGGACCCAGCCGGTGCAAAGCTGCCCTCCCAGGCCAGTTCCTGCCGGGGCGCCGTCAAACCCGAGGTTGCCCGCGGGGTCAACTCGGTGCTCCAAGACGTCCTCAAACGCGGCTCCGGCATTTACATCCAACCCAAAGTCCAGGACCTGTTCCCCACCGCCGCGAAAACGGGAACGAACAATAGCAACGGGTCCACCTGGGTAGTCGGGTTCACCACGGGGCTCGCCACGGCGTCCTTCTTCGGCGACACCATGGCGGGACAGAGCCGGGCGGGCCAGAACGTGACAATCAACGGCAAGTTCTACACCGCCGTCGACGGCTACATGCTGGCCGGGCCGCAATGGGCCAACTACATGACACAAGTGGCCGGGCTCTACCCGACGGCCGCCTTCCCGGCGCCGCCCGCATCGATGGCGGGCACGCCGACGCCGACGCCCCGTCCTTCCCCGTGA
- a CDS encoding J-domain-containing protein, giving the protein MNGENSAFKRRLERAMELRNVRATGMTAEEEAQLVAAGEEERQKRKKVDDAARVEYLIRDAMAQGKFDNLKYSGKPIPGLGESYDPDWWVKGLIQREHLSGLGPKAILLRTEDAELDARLDALYSEEQVRELVEDFNVRVIDARRQLQGGPPVITKPRDVDVELERWRERRAAAAGAAAAAAQDAANQESVAKRPWWRIVWNRSR; this is encoded by the coding sequence GTGAACGGCGAAAACAGTGCGTTCAAGCGCCGGCTGGAGCGAGCCATGGAGCTGCGGAATGTCCGCGCCACTGGCATGACGGCCGAGGAAGAGGCCCAGCTTGTGGCCGCCGGGGAAGAAGAGCGGCAGAAGCGTAAGAAAGTGGACGATGCGGCGCGGGTGGAATACCTGATCCGCGACGCCATGGCGCAAGGGAAGTTCGACAACCTGAAGTACTCAGGCAAGCCGATCCCCGGGCTGGGGGAGAGCTACGACCCTGATTGGTGGGTCAAGGGCCTCATTCAACGCGAGCACCTCAGCGGCCTTGGCCCGAAGGCCATTCTGCTCCGCACCGAGGACGCCGAGTTGGATGCGAGGCTCGATGCCCTGTACTCGGAGGAGCAAGTGCGCGAGCTGGTGGAGGATTTCAACGTCCGGGTCATTGACGCGAGGCGCCAGCTTCAGGGTGGACCCCCGGTGATCACGAAGCCTCGCGACGTCGACGTCGAGTTGGAACGCTGGCGCGAGCGCCGGGCAGCGGCCGCTGGGGCAGCTGCTGCCGCGGCACAGGATGCGGCGAACCAGGAATCCGTCGCCAAGCGCCCTTGGTGGCGAATAGTCTGGAACCGATCCAGATAA